In Paenibacillus ihbetae, the following are encoded in one genomic region:
- a CDS encoding MFS transporter, whose protein sequence is MKWLEQYPKEVKGFLVASLVASAGGSLMWPLTTMYVFDELGRSMQDAGFVILIQSLGGIAGQLVGGGLYHKVGVKRLIVGSLLLNALGLFTLPFINGLWGLFVAMMGFIGFCNAVSMPAIQAFIGFRFADRRGELFNVIYVANNIGVALGTAMSGFLAEISYHLSFVLNGVTSLGFAIFFLSYLTKLDGSAVPQEDRHPKLKAPLAAGPGTWALLGHTRIYLYMGLGSLFLWFGNSIWNTGVSPFIISEGMSKTAYGYLWTLNGILIFAAQPVTKLIKRWFARTESNQMAVSALFYLSAYLVIVAMHSYPGMVLAMVLATLGEMLISPAIPAFIAERAGRAAPFYIGVAGGMGAAGRVLGPYAMGTMYDGGGLTPVAWLAAATAVLSFASFVVHARISRSVILGDDGRLQVTGKRGVPKETLPL, encoded by the coding sequence ATGAAATGGTTGGAGCAGTACCCTAAGGAAGTAAAAGGTTTTCTTGTGGCAAGTCTCGTGGCCTCGGCCGGCGGCTCGCTTATGTGGCCGCTCACCACGATGTACGTGTTCGACGAATTGGGACGGAGCATGCAGGATGCAGGCTTCGTCATCCTGATTCAATCGCTTGGAGGAATCGCCGGCCAGCTGGTTGGCGGGGGCCTGTATCACAAGGTCGGCGTGAAACGGCTTATCGTGGGCTCCCTCCTCCTGAATGCGCTGGGTTTGTTCACCCTGCCGTTCATTAACGGCTTATGGGGCTTGTTCGTGGCGATGATGGGCTTCATCGGCTTTTGCAATGCCGTATCGATGCCGGCGATCCAGGCATTTATCGGATTCCGGTTTGCCGATCGGCGCGGCGAGCTGTTTAACGTGATCTATGTAGCCAACAATATCGGCGTTGCCCTGGGCACGGCCATGAGCGGATTTCTGGCGGAAATTTCGTATCATTTGAGCTTTGTGCTGAACGGCGTGACCTCGCTCGGCTTCGCGATCTTCTTCTTGTCCTATCTGACCAAGCTGGACGGCAGCGCCGTACCACAGGAAGACCGGCACCCGAAGCTGAAGGCGCCCCTCGCTGCAGGGCCAGGGACATGGGCGCTTCTCGGGCACACGCGCATTTACCTTTATATGGGGCTTGGCTCGCTGTTTCTCTGGTTCGGCAACTCCATCTGGAACACGGGCGTGTCGCCCTTCATCATTTCGGAAGGGATGTCCAAGACCGCTTACGGCTATCTGTGGACGCTTAACGGCATCCTGATCTTTGCGGCACAGCCCGTAACCAAGCTGATTAAGCGCTGGTTCGCCCGGACGGAGAGCAACCAGATGGCTGTCAGCGCGTTATTTTATTTGTCGGCCTACCTGGTTATCGTCGCGATGCACAGCTATCCAGGCATGGTGCTGGCGATGGTGCTAGCGACCCTGGGCGAAATGCTGATCTCGCCGGCGATTCCGGCATTCATAGCAGAGCGGGCCGGACGGGCGGCTCCGTTCTACATCGGCGTAGCCGGAGGAATGGGCGCGGCCGGGCGGGTGCTCGGTCCGTATGCGATGGGCACGATGTATGACGGCGGCGGATTGACGCCGGTGGCTTGGCTGGCGGCAGCCACGGCGGTGCTGTCATTTGCCTCGTTTGTTGTCCATGCCCGCATCAGCCGCAGCGTCATTCTGGGTGATGACGGCCGTTTACAGGTAACTGGGAAGCGGGGCGTTCCGAAGGAAACCCTGCCGCTATAA
- a CDS encoding LacI family DNA-binding transcriptional regulator — protein sequence MVSIKDIAKKAGVSISTVSYALNGSSKVTDETSSRILAIAQELNYIPNAAARTLKKRESKIIGVFLTDFKGDVYGDLLDGMKEVANAQGYDLIVCSGKQSHRMLPERMIDGAIILDQAFESEELLEYADRNHKIVVLDRELDHKNINQVLLDNKAGATLAMEFLIERGHQKIYIVTGPPGSFDSMQRMKAVKQAQDRVDHIEWIEIEGDFKKSGGEKAAKQIMAEYKHPVAVFCLNDEMAIGLYNQITETSSLIIGEQIHLIGFDNIELTRYMQPRLATIDYSKRKWGALAAEQLIKLIAGDTVENERIYVTLVEGESVGYAVKEFNSTDLNASKRGVPVKFGTPSE from the coding sequence TTGGTAAGTATTAAGGATATCGCAAAAAAAGCCGGTGTTTCGATATCGACCGTATCTTATGCCCTCAACGGCAGCAGTAAAGTGACGGATGAGACGAGCTCTCGAATTTTGGCCATCGCTCAGGAACTGAACTATATACCGAATGCGGCAGCCAGAACGCTTAAAAAGCGAGAGTCCAAAATCATAGGCGTCTTTCTGACCGATTTCAAAGGAGATGTGTACGGAGATCTTCTGGACGGCATGAAGGAAGTCGCCAACGCGCAAGGCTATGATCTGATTGTATGCAGCGGCAAGCAGTCCCACCGAATGCTTCCCGAGCGGATGATTGACGGCGCCATTATTCTTGATCAGGCCTTCGAAAGCGAAGAGCTGCTGGAATATGCGGATCGCAATCACAAAATCGTTGTCTTAGACCGCGAGCTCGATCACAAAAACATCAATCAGGTGCTTCTGGACAATAAAGCAGGCGCTACGCTCGCTATGGAATTTCTGATCGAACGTGGACACCAGAAGATCTATATCGTTACCGGTCCGCCGGGATCCTTCGACTCCATGCAAAGAATGAAGGCCGTTAAACAGGCCCAGGACCGGGTAGATCATATCGAGTGGATCGAGATCGAGGGAGATTTCAAAAAGAGCGGCGGTGAAAAAGCGGCTAAACAAATCATGGCGGAATATAAGCATCCGGTAGCCGTGTTCTGCCTAAATGATGAGATGGCGATCGGACTTTACAACCAGATAACCGAAACTTCTTCTCTGATCATTGGCGAGCAGATTCATCTGATCGGCTTTGATAATATCGAGCTGACCCGCTATATGCAGCCGCGCTTGGCAACGATTGATTACTCCAAACGCAAGTGGGGGGCCCTTGCAGCCGAACAGCTGATCAAGCTGATCGCTGGGGATACCGTTGAGAATGAACGCATCTACGTCACCCTGGTCGAAGGCGAATCGGTTGGATACGCCGTAAAAGAATTTAACAGTACTGATCTAAATGCCTCAAAGAGGGGTGTCCCCGTAAAATTTGGAACCCCCTCAGAATAA
- a CDS encoding response regulator — protein sequence MYKVLLVDDEELDLEGMRRFIPWSDLNMVVRGSVNNALSACDIIEREDIDILVSDVNMPYMSGLELARIALERKPNIRIIFVSGYQEFSYVQQALSLKAYSYVLKPMNDSELVSSLLKAKRDLDEEIKQREVETAYQEMIPIVKSDILIRLLERGDSEDGEALAKQMVSYGFDRMNWPMRVAVIELDNLPWEQAGGVSSQRETTRKFLQQVQDSMMALGLVTWCKLSSHRIALLMEEAQADAAVRDLVDRIRRQLPATVTAGIGGTAKGPDDLQASHRQAVEAVEGKMFLGKGTVIKYEDVRTEPAMLDARMLDERMQSLLAAMEDYELVRICDELDKWFDSVKRLRSRFTVHNMSSYIVWKLDQYLSSKDEDLFELLGMEMQHLDILMQFETVSDIRGWLVRRMFEISEKLYEKSNSKDGKFTRSVISFIKEHMSENITIRDIAQHFSFSPSHIGYLIKEKSGHTFNELLVQLRMEKACELLKQPGMKIYEVADQVGYRYLPYFSRQFKEKFGITPLEYRKRESE from the coding sequence ATGTATAAAGTTCTGCTGGTAGATGATGAAGAGCTTGACTTGGAGGGAATGAGGAGGTTTATCCCTTGGTCCGACCTGAATATGGTCGTAAGGGGAAGCGTGAACAACGCCTTGTCGGCCTGCGACATCATTGAGAGGGAAGACATCGACATTCTTGTCAGTGACGTAAATATGCCTTATATGTCGGGGCTTGAGCTGGCCCGAATCGCGCTTGAACGCAAGCCGAACATCCGGATCATCTTCGTCAGCGGCTATCAGGAGTTCAGTTATGTTCAGCAGGCGTTATCCCTCAAGGCATACAGCTATGTACTGAAGCCGATGAACGATAGCGAGCTTGTATCCTCCTTATTGAAAGCAAAGCGGGACCTCGATGAAGAGATCAAGCAGCGCGAAGTGGAAACGGCTTATCAGGAAATGATCCCGATTGTCAAAAGCGACATTCTGATACGCCTGCTGGAACGGGGGGACAGCGAAGACGGCGAAGCGCTGGCCAAACAGATGGTATCGTACGGGTTTGACCGGATGAATTGGCCGATGCGGGTGGCGGTCATCGAGCTGGATAATTTGCCGTGGGAGCAGGCGGGGGGAGTGTCCTCGCAGCGGGAGACGACCCGCAAGTTTTTGCAGCAGGTGCAGGACAGCATGATGGCCCTCGGGCTCGTCACGTGGTGCAAGCTGTCTTCCCATCGGATCGCGCTGCTGATGGAGGAAGCCCAGGCTGACGCTGCGGTACGGGATTTGGTTGACCGGATTCGGCGGCAATTGCCTGCAACCGTTACTGCTGGAATCGGCGGAACCGCTAAAGGGCCGGATGATCTTCAGGCATCGCACCGGCAGGCCGTGGAGGCGGTGGAAGGCAAAATGTTTCTGGGGAAGGGCACGGTGATCAAGTATGAGGATGTCCGGACCGAGCCGGCCATGCTGGATGCCCGGATGCTGGATGAACGGATGCAGAGCCTGCTGGCCGCGATGGAGGATTACGAGCTGGTCCGGATTTGCGATGAGCTCGATAAATGGTTTGACTCGGTCAAGAGACTGCGCTCCCGGTTTACCGTTCACAATATGTCCAGCTATATTGTATGGAAGCTTGATCAATATTTAAGCAGCAAAGATGAGGATTTATTCGAATTGCTCGGCATGGAGATGCAACATCTGGATATTCTGATGCAGTTTGAGACGGTGAGCGATATCCGGGGGTGGCTGGTTCGGCGCATGTTTGAAATATCGGAGAAGCTGTATGAGAAATCAAACAGCAAGGACGGCAAGTTCACCCGGAGCGTGATCAGCTTCATCAAGGAGCATATGAGCGAAAATATCACCATCCGTGATATCGCCCAGCACTTTTCCTTTTCCCCGAGCCATATCGGGTATTTAATCAAGGAAAAATCGGGCCATACGTTCAATGAGCTGCTGGTGCAGCTCCGGATGGAGAAGGCCTGCGAGCTGTTAAAGCAGCCCGGCATGAAAATCTATGAAGTGGCCGACCAGGTGGGGTATCGGTATCTTCCTTATTTCAGCAGGCAGTTTAAGGAGAAATTCGGCATCACGCCGCTGGAATACCGAAAGCGAGAAAGCGAATGA
- a CDS encoding cache domain-containing sensor histidine kinase, with translation MICRFLQPGQRTGNGPGYIPIGYKLMLSYMAFIILLVSANFYISQTMYDESMRKQTRKNIQGTLAQIRDNVAYKVDDIVQTSATLYNDSSLIQSVKRMDERMDNYVRMNKVIIPKLESASKAIGLNLRLSVYFHNKSLDEIYRLWGGREDYTEQTYNVYHMDRIYNKRWYAELPEESYNKTMLWRQVEEDQTDGRISLIRRIVDMGNLLEIKEVGIMRFSVRLSELFESVNYKKLGEGSTLTVIDASGNVLYSSRGRVEGGQGGRLKAGMDPISAADAKSNALILEEQLPQQSWRLVAEVPLHIIEQEAKRVRTVFILICLACVILFALTGFLMSRYLSIRITKIVSVLNAFREGNLSKRIKYRGRGEFPQIADALNAMGEDIEALINKVYLTQLQKKEAELEMLQAQINPHFLYNTLSSINQLAKFGETEKLQQMVVQLAQFYRLTLNSGRTMIPIAAEIEQASAYLDIQKVKYGRRMEVSFDIDPDIWPYETVKLILQPFIENTLKHAWSGDRIHIRVLVKKEEGTILYRVIDDGLGMKPERIREIFDPGDHSHVGCGIRNIDERVKLHYGPEYGVSIFSRVGIGTSVQIRIPAIRRLEQRSDERKYGAAGPLKRS, from the coding sequence ATGATCTGCCGGTTCCTTCAACCCGGTCAAAGAACAGGCAACGGTCCGGGATACATACCGATCGGTTACAAGCTGATGCTGTCGTATATGGCGTTTATTATCCTTTTGGTTTCCGCGAACTTTTATATATCCCAGACGATGTACGACGAGAGCATGCGGAAGCAAACCCGGAAGAATATTCAGGGTACGCTGGCGCAGATCCGGGACAACGTGGCTTACAAGGTCGATGATATCGTTCAAACCTCGGCGACTTTATACAATGACTCGAGCCTGATCCAAAGCGTGAAACGGATGGACGAGCGGATGGACAATTATGTCCGGATGAACAAGGTCATCATCCCGAAACTGGAAAGCGCATCCAAAGCGATCGGACTGAATCTAAGACTGTCCGTGTACTTCCATAATAAGAGCCTGGACGAAATATACCGGCTGTGGGGAGGCCGTGAAGACTACACCGAACAAACATACAATGTCTATCACATGGATCGTATATATAACAAGCGCTGGTATGCAGAGCTTCCCGAGGAGAGCTACAACAAAACCATGCTGTGGCGGCAGGTCGAGGAGGATCAAACCGACGGCAGAATTTCGCTGATCCGGCGGATCGTGGATATGGGAAACCTGCTTGAGATCAAGGAAGTGGGAATCATGCGGTTCAGCGTCCGCCTGTCCGAGCTGTTCGAAAGCGTAAACTATAAGAAGCTGGGAGAAGGCAGCACGCTGACGGTGATCGATGCCTCCGGGAACGTCCTCTATTCCTCCAGGGGACGGGTGGAGGGCGGTCAAGGCGGTCGTCTTAAGGCAGGTATGGACCCGATATCGGCGGCAGACGCCAAGAGCAATGCTCTGATCCTGGAGGAACAGCTTCCCCAGCAGTCCTGGAGACTCGTTGCGGAGGTCCCGCTTCACATTATCGAGCAGGAGGCCAAGCGCGTACGCACCGTCTTTATTCTCATCTGTCTGGCGTGCGTCATTTTGTTCGCCCTGACGGGATTTCTCATGTCCCGGTATCTGTCCATTCGAATTACGAAGATCGTATCCGTACTGAACGCTTTCCGGGAAGGAAACCTGAGCAAGCGGATCAAATACCGGGGACGGGGAGAATTTCCGCAGATCGCCGATGCGCTCAACGCCATGGGGGAAGATATCGAGGCGCTTATCAATAAGGTGTATCTTACTCAGCTTCAGAAGAAGGAGGCGGAGCTTGAGATGCTGCAGGCGCAGATCAATCCGCATTTCTTGTATAACACGCTGTCGTCCATCAATCAGCTGGCCAAGTTCGGCGAGACGGAGAAGCTTCAGCAGATGGTGGTCCAGCTGGCGCAGTTTTACCGGTTGACGCTGAATTCCGGCCGAACGATGATCCCGATTGCCGCGGAGATCGAACAAGCTTCGGCTTATCTGGATATCCAGAAGGTGAAATACGGCCGGCGGATGGAGGTTTCCTTCGACATCGATCCGGACATCTGGCCTTACGAGACGGTGAAGCTCATTCTACAGCCCTTCATCGAAAATACGTTGAAGCATGCCTGGAGCGGAGACCGGATCCATATCCGCGTGCTGGTGAAGAAGGAGGAGGGCACGATCCTTTACCGGGTCATCGACGATGGCCTGGGCATGAAGCCGGAACGCATCCGCGAGATCTTTGATCCGGGGGATCACAGCCATGTCGGCTGCGGCATTCGGAATATCGACGAGCGGGTGAAGCTGCATTACGGCCCCGAATATGGCGTAAGCATCTTTAGCCGGGTCGGCATCGGAACCTCGGTGCAAATCCGGATTCCCGCGATACGGAGACTGGAGCAGCGGAGCGATGAGCGGAAGTACGGAGCAGCAGGGCCGCTGAAGCGGTCCTGA
- a CDS encoding extracellular solute-binding protein has translation MSKMKKPLLVMASALLVLVTVMAGCTKSNEGSPPPTNNPPKTNEQPKEPSKENTEDKWVLGEKPLQFSAYAHYQDTDFPKWESTPIGKYLSEEKQVKIDMIKAAGAHTQKLSAMMASDDLPDMIWTDRDHPDMDRLEKAGKLVPYDDYLDKYTNLKTWMGDDLNLLRSADGKLYRFPNWYSSRPFGNAGYAVNKKIYEELGSPKLETTDDLYSYLVKVKEKYGDQVVPFEPHRAQERQGLGVLYTAFGEGASYTNLNANLLAVPKDGKLTSLLTDPVFREAQKYISKLYREKLISQDAFNQTEDQVKEKVMTGRVAVYASANPTLFASEAHKELTKTDPDAGYFMIWPIRKEGLDKNKIYPGTYTSFGWNAAYITTAAEDPEAIFAFLDWYTGPEGMNVQFFGPEGKNWKGFDEEGKPNFTENYDPKEVAEIQTKNDKVMFVGNTSYIDPAKWKYMESLPVEEQDWVARYQQTITWPTQLNVTEFTGLNPPTDSEEGIIRTSVDELFLEIYAKSSMAASDEEVDKILDQGNKDLMDLGYDRLLEWRTVKWQENLAKMQK, from the coding sequence ATGAGCAAGATGAAAAAGCCGCTCCTGGTCATGGCATCGGCGCTGCTGGTGCTCGTTACCGTCATGGCGGGATGCACCAAGTCCAACGAAGGATCGCCGCCGCCAACGAACAATCCACCGAAGACGAATGAACAGCCGAAAGAACCGTCTAAAGAAAATACAGAAGATAAGTGGGTGCTGGGGGAGAAGCCGCTTCAGTTCAGCGCATACGCCCATTACCAGGATACCGATTTCCCTAAATGGGAAAGCACGCCGATCGGTAAATATCTCAGCGAGGAAAAGCAGGTCAAGATCGACATGATCAAAGCTGCCGGAGCCCACACGCAAAAGCTGAGCGCCATGATGGCCTCTGATGATCTGCCTGACATGATCTGGACGGACCGGGACCATCCGGATATGGACCGGCTCGAGAAGGCCGGCAAGCTCGTTCCTTATGATGATTATCTGGATAAGTACACGAACCTGAAGACATGGATGGGAGACGATTTGAACCTGCTCCGTTCGGCAGACGGCAAGCTGTACCGCTTTCCGAACTGGTATTCCTCCCGTCCTTTCGGAAATGCGGGATACGCCGTGAACAAGAAAATCTATGAGGAGCTCGGTTCGCCCAAACTGGAAACAACCGACGATCTTTACAGCTATCTGGTCAAAGTAAAAGAAAAGTACGGAGACCAGGTGGTTCCGTTCGAGCCGCATCGTGCCCAGGAACGACAAGGTCTGGGCGTGCTGTACACCGCGTTTGGAGAGGGAGCGAGCTACACGAACCTGAACGCGAATCTGCTGGCGGTCCCGAAAGACGGCAAGCTGACATCGCTGCTTACCGATCCGGTATTCCGCGAAGCCCAGAAATATATTTCCAAGCTGTACCGGGAAAAGCTGATTTCCCAGGATGCGTTCAACCAGACGGAGGATCAGGTTAAGGAGAAGGTCATGACCGGGAGAGTAGCCGTCTATGCTTCGGCGAATCCTACGCTCTTCGCCAGCGAAGCGCATAAGGAATTAACCAAGACGGATCCGGATGCCGGCTATTTCATGATTTGGCCGATCCGGAAGGAAGGCTTGGATAAGAACAAAATTTACCCGGGCACGTATACCAGCTTCGGCTGGAACGCCGCTTATATCACGACCGCTGCCGAAGACCCTGAAGCCATTTTTGCATTCCTCGATTGGTATACCGGACCTGAAGGCATGAATGTGCAGTTCTTCGGTCCGGAAGGGAAGAACTGGAAGGGATTTGATGAAGAAGGCAAGCCGAACTTCACGGAGAACTATGATCCGAAAGAAGTGGCGGAGATTCAAACGAAGAACGACAAAGTGATGTTCGTAGGCAATACCAGCTATATCGACCCAGCTAAGTGGAAGTACATGGAGAGTCTTCCGGTTGAGGAGCAGGATTGGGTCGCACGTTATCAGCAGACCATCACTTGGCCGACTCAATTGAACGTGACCGAGTTTACCGGACTGAATCCTCCGACCGATTCCGAGGAGGGCATTATCCGAACTTCGGTGGATGAATTGTTCCTTGAGATCTATGCCAAGTCGTCCATGGCTGCAAGCGATGAGGAAGTCGACAAGATCCTCGACCAGGGCAATAAAGACTTGATGGATCTGGGGTATGACAGACTCCTGGAATGGCGTACGGTCAAATGGCAAGAAAACCTCGCCAAAATGCAGAAATAA
- a CDS encoding carbohydrate ABC transporter permease encodes MLKRISFGDKVMLAVIYVLLGLLAFSALYPFWNAVAISFNVGVDTSKGGITFWPRQFTLENYQVILQDDRLINGFMISIARTVVGTATSILMTSIVAYGMTRSYLYGRSFYMTFFIFTLYFSGGLIPTYLLIRSLGLMDTFLVFIIPSMVSVWNMIIFRTFFKGLPVGLEESAHMDGCSNWGTFFRIVLPLSGPVIATLALLTAVGHWNDWFLPSIYITNEDLLPIQTILRETLNANIKTAQSSAIDSSALALIESSKNTSSKSLTMAMMIVVTAPIILVYPFVQKYFVKGVLVGSLKG; translated from the coding sequence ATGTTAAAAAGAATCAGCTTCGGAGACAAGGTCATGCTTGCCGTCATATACGTTCTGCTTGGTTTACTGGCCTTCTCAGCGCTCTATCCGTTCTGGAACGCGGTGGCGATCTCCTTCAATGTCGGCGTGGATACCTCCAAAGGAGGAATCACGTTCTGGCCGCGTCAATTCACGCTGGAGAATTATCAGGTCATCCTGCAGGATGACCGTCTGATCAACGGATTCATGATCTCGATCGCCCGGACGGTCGTCGGAACCGCCACCTCGATTCTGATGACGTCCATCGTGGCGTACGGCATGACCCGCTCTTATTTGTATGGCAGGAGCTTTTACATGACGTTCTTTATATTCACCCTGTATTTTAGCGGAGGCTTGATCCCGACCTATCTCCTGATCCGGTCCCTCGGCCTGATGGATACGTTCCTGGTGTTTATCATTCCTTCTATGGTGAGCGTCTGGAATATGATCATCTTCCGCACGTTCTTTAAGGGGCTGCCGGTCGGCCTGGAGGAATCGGCGCATATGGACGGGTGCAGCAATTGGGGGACCTTTTTCAGAATCGTCCTTCCGCTCTCGGGGCCGGTCATCGCGACCTTGGCACTGCTCACGGCGGTCGGTCACTGGAACGACTGGTTCCTGCCAAGCATCTACATCACCAACGAGGATTTGCTGCCGATTCAGACGATATTGCGGGAGACCCTAAACGCCAATATCAAAACCGCGCAAAGCTCGGCTATCGACAGCAGCGCGCTTGCATTGATCGAAAGCTCCAAGAACACCAGCTCGAAATCGCTGACGATGGCAATGATGATCGTGGTTACCGCTCCGATTATCCTCGTGTACCCTTTCGTGCAAAAGTATTTTGTGAAAGGCGTGCTCGTAGGCTCGCTGAAAGGGTAA
- a CDS encoding ABC transporter permease gives MSQSAPKQRQVPVAPEPRIHSSSFLRRFVKQWEVQLMVIPGVILVFIFSYLPMYGVITGFMDYDLFTGSRIWENPWVGFKHFEAFFNAPEFERLIRNTLVISLLKFFIGFPAPILLALMLNEVRHMFFKRTVQTLTYLPHFLSWVIVAGLTMSMLSTENGSVNMLLKGAGLISEPINFLGMKEYFWSILISANVWKEIGFNSIVFMAAIAGIDPALYEAADIDGASKFKQIFKITLPCIMPVVIIFMILAIGNLVNAGFEDILLLATNPVLRPVSDVIDTYVYRVGLGTHRYSYAVAIGLFKAIVSVTLLTIANYLARRSGNSLW, from the coding sequence ATGTCCCAATCTGCACCGAAACAGCGGCAGGTCCCGGTTGCCCCGGAGCCCCGCATCCACAGCTCCAGCTTCTTGCGGCGCTTCGTGAAACAATGGGAAGTCCAGCTTATGGTCATTCCCGGAGTCATCCTCGTCTTCATCTTCTCGTATTTGCCGATGTACGGGGTGATTACCGGATTTATGGATTACGACCTGTTTACGGGTTCGAGAATTTGGGAGAATCCATGGGTCGGTTTCAAGCATTTCGAAGCCTTCTTCAACGCGCCGGAGTTCGAGCGGCTGATCCGCAATACCCTGGTCATCAGTCTGCTCAAGTTCTTTATCGGCTTTCCGGCCCCGATCTTGCTGGCGCTGATGCTGAACGAAGTCCGCCATATGTTCTTTAAACGAACGGTTCAGACACTTACCTACTTGCCTCATTTTCTCTCTTGGGTCATCGTGGCCGGCCTGACGATGTCGATGCTGTCCACTGAGAACGGAAGCGTCAACATGCTTCTGAAGGGCGCAGGACTGATCAGCGAGCCGATTAACTTCCTCGGCATGAAGGAATATTTCTGGTCGATTCTCATCTCGGCGAATGTGTGGAAGGAGATCGGGTTTAACTCCATTGTGTTTATGGCCGCCATCGCAGGGATCGATCCGGCACTGTATGAAGCAGCCGATATCGACGGCGCAAGCAAATTCAAGCAAATTTTCAAAATTACGCTGCCTTGCATCATGCCGGTCGTCATCATTTTCATGATTCTGGCCATTGGCAATCTGGTCAATGCGGGATTTGAGGATATCCTGCTTCTCGCAACGAATCCGGTACTTAGGCCGGTGTCCGATGTCATCGATACGTACGTCTATCGCGTGGGGCTAGGCACACACCGTTATTCCTATGCCGTCGCCATCGGGCTATTCAAGGCCATCGTCAGCGTCACGCTCTTGACCATTGCCAACTACTTGGCCCGGCGATCCGGCAACAGTCTGTGGTAA